A window of Aequoribacter fuscus genomic DNA:
ATTGGTTTGGGGCTTTTGATGCGGTTAAGTGAGCGCGCGGGATATCCTAAAATAGCCTTTGGTTTGGCGGTGTTGTGCTTGAGTGTAGCTCTGTGGGCCTTTGAGTCCCGATTAGGTCACACTTACATCGGCGTGATTGGTGCTCTGTGGTGCTTTTTTGTTGGATTCAATTTCCTCGAGGCCTCACTTCCCTCACTCTTAAGTAAGCGTGTGACCCAGCAGCGTCGTGGTGCTGCAATGGGCAGTTTTTCGACCGCTCAGTTTGCCGGCGCCTTTTTGGGGGGCTCTGGCGGCGGGTTGCTGCTACAAAACACCAGCGCAGCAACCTTGCTTTTGGTTTGTATTGCCCTGCTTGTGGCCTGGTTTTTGTGGCTCATACAAAGCTTGGTATTGTTGGATAATGCTCTCAAGTGATGTGTAAATGCACTGCACAATAGGTGCTTTTGAACAGTGCAATTGCTATGATCTGTGCACTGATAGTAGATAAGAGAATCGAGGGAAACTATGGCGACACGTGGCGTAAATAAGGTAATTTTGGTGGGCAATCTGGGTAATGACCCTGAGACCCGATTTATGCCCTCCGGTGGCGCGGTTACGAACGTCAGTCTTGCTACCTCAGAAACTTGGAAGGATAAGCAAACCGGACAACCACAAGAGCGTACCGAATGGCACCGAGTCGTATTTTTTAACCGCCTAGCTGAAATCGCGGGCGAGTATCTTAAAAAGGGCTCTAAAGTATACGTCGAGGGCGCATTGCGTACTCGAAAATGGCAAGATCAATCGGGCGCCGATCGATACTCCACAGAAATTGTCGCCAGCGAGATGCAAATGCTTGATAGTCGTGGTGACGGAATGGGTG
This region includes:
- the ssb gene encoding single-stranded DNA-binding protein, whose translation is MATRGVNKVILVGNLGNDPETRFMPSGGAVTNVSLATSETWKDKQTGQPQERTEWHRVVFFNRLAEIAGEYLKKGSKVYVEGALRTRKWQDQSGADRYSTEIVASEMQMLDSRGDGMGGGMSGGMSGGNQSQGYAPRQAAAPAPASPSQPPADFPDFDDDIPF